Proteins from a genomic interval of Paenibacillus sp. RC334:
- a CDS encoding YitT family protein encodes MSQMNLPAARRRRRRPLIAASGPARNVMDVLLIVLGSFITALTFNMFLLPNRIASGGVSGLSILGQDLFGLEPAYTQWGMNIPLFIAGVLLLGKKYGLRSLLGSIMLPLFVYLTKDWAVPTTNPLLASLYGGIGVGLGLGTVFRGRGSTGGLAILAQIIQKYTGLSLSLCVMLMDGTVITLAGFALSPERALYALIGLFVTGKVIDAVEMGLSYSKVAYIISNQKEKITQAILHDLDRGLTELAGRGGYTNEERPVLMVVVGQNEVTRLKTLVRLVDPDAFVIISNTREVLGEGFKKEG; translated from the coding sequence ATGTCTCAAATGAATCTCCCCGCTGCTCGGCGAAGACGCCGTAGGCCTCTGATTGCCGCCAGCGGCCCCGCTCGCAATGTGATGGATGTTCTGCTCATTGTGCTCGGCTCCTTCATTACGGCGCTGACCTTCAATATGTTCCTGCTTCCTAACCGAATTGCATCCGGGGGTGTGTCGGGTTTATCTATTTTGGGCCAGGATCTGTTTGGTCTGGAACCAGCTTATACGCAGTGGGGAATGAATATTCCGTTATTTATAGCGGGGGTGCTGCTGTTAGGAAAGAAATACGGTTTGCGTTCCCTGCTGGGAAGTATCATGTTACCTTTATTCGTTTATCTAACTAAGGATTGGGCAGTTCCGACAACGAATCCGTTGCTGGCTTCGCTGTATGGTGGAATCGGAGTAGGGTTGGGATTGGGCACTGTATTCCGGGGCAGAGGCTCGACGGGTGGGCTGGCTATTTTGGCGCAGATCATTCAAAAATATACCGGCCTCAGCCTATCACTCTGCGTCATGCTTATGGACGGTACAGTCATCACACTGGCTGGCTTTGCTCTATCGCCGGAGCGGGCGCTGTATGCACTAATTGGTTTGTTTGTAACTGGCAAGGTCATTGATGCCGTGGAAATGGGGTTAAGCTACTCCAAAGTGGCCTATATCATATCCAATCAGAAGGAAAAGATCACACAGGCTATTTTACATGACTTGGATCGGGGATTGACGGAGTTGGCTGGACGAGGCGGTTATACGAACGAAGAACGTCCTGTGCTAATGGTTGTGGTAGGCCAAAATGAGGTGACCCGTCTCAAAACGCTTGTTCGCTTGGTAGATCCGGATGCTTTCGTGATCATTAGTAATACGCGTGAAGTATTGGGTGAAGGTTTTAAGAAGGAAGGCTGA
- the prfB gene encoding peptide chain release factor 2 (programmed frameshift), with translation MIDPNVKHDLREIGKKLTNLRGSLDLDLKQEMIANFEEKMAVPDFWDDNDKAQAVIAEMNAVKSSVDSYEQLRQEYEDAGMMAELADEEGDETLAGEIENSIRSLLSKLEEFELQLLLNQPYDKLNAILELHPGAGGTESQDWGQMLLRMYTRWAEKRGFKVETLDYLAGDEAGIKSVTLLIKGYNAYGYLKAEKGVHRLVRISPFDSSGRRHTSFVSCDVVPEIADDVDVEIRTEDLKIDTYRASGAGGQHINTTDSAVRITHLPSGIVVTCQNERSQIKNREQAMTMLRSKLYERKIEEQRQQLDEIRGEQSDIAWGSQIRSYVFHPYSMVKDHRTSVETGNVGAVMDGDLDPFIDGYLRSQIKLDAE, from the exons ATGATTGATCCAAATGTTAAGCATGATTTAAGAGAAATAGGCAAGAAACTAACAAACCTTAGGGGGTCTCTT GACTTAGATCTCAAACAGGAAATGATCGCAAACTTTGAGGAAAAGATGGCTGTGCCTGATTTTTGGGATGATAACGATAAAGCCCAAGCTGTGATCGCGGAAATGAACGCGGTTAAGTCTTCGGTAGACAGCTATGAACAGCTCCGTCAGGAATATGAGGATGCGGGGATGATGGCTGAGCTGGCTGATGAGGAAGGCGACGAAACACTGGCTGGAGAAATTGAGAACAGTATCAGATCCTTGCTGAGCAAGCTTGAGGAGTTCGAACTGCAATTGCTTTTAAATCAGCCATATGACAAGCTTAATGCTATTTTGGAGTTGCATCCGGGGGCAGGCGGAACCGAGTCGCAGGACTGGGGTCAAATGCTGCTACGGATGTATACACGCTGGGCAGAAAAACGCGGCTTTAAGGTAGAAACGCTGGATTACCTTGCGGGTGATGAAGCAGGGATCAAAAGTGTAACGCTGTTGATCAAGGGCTATAATGCTTACGGCTACCTCAAAGCAGAAAAAGGCGTGCATCGTCTCGTGCGCATTTCTCCATTTGATTCCTCGGGTCGTCGGCATACGTCGTTCGTATCCTGTGATGTCGTGCCGGAAATTGCGGATGATGTGGACGTGGAAATCCGGACAGAGGATCTTAAAATTGATACGTACCGCGCCAGCGGCGCAGGCGGTCAGCATATTAACACGACCGATTCAGCAGTTCGGATTACGCATCTTCCTTCCGGCATTGTTGTAACTTGTCAAAATGAGCGCTCCCAGATCAAGAACCGTGAGCAGGCTATGACGATGCTTCGTTCCAAGCTCTACGAGCGCAAAATTGAAGAGCAGCGTCAACAATTGGACGAAATCCGTGGGGAACAGTCCGATATTGCATGGGGCAGCCAAATTCGTTCTTACGTGTTCCACCCATACAGCATGGTGAAGGATCATCGTACCAGTGTGGAAACAGGCAATGTAGGGGCTGTCATGGATGGCGATCTGGACCCGTTCATCGACGGTTACCTGCGCAGTCAGATCAAGCTGGACGCAGAATAA
- a CDS encoding acetylornithine transaminase translates to MSKEANTLVSVETPGTNGTVAGAETEKASAAVQTNSSLFPTYARYPLTLVKGQGSWLWDDQGKRYLDFMSGIAVTNLGHAPQAVAERLKKQIDELWHVSNLFHIPGQERAAALLTANSSADAVFFCNSGAEANEAAIKLARRYHQKVKQTGRYEIITFTQSFHGRTLATLTATGQDKVKEGFLPLPAGFKSVPLHDQAALEEAISENTAAIMLEMVQAEGGMYPVEPAFVDVITKLCNEHGLLLIIDEVQTGMGRTGKLFSFEHYGIEPDIFTLAKGLGSGFSVGAMLGKGYLREAFTAGSHGSTFGGTPLAMAAVQATIETIIDEKLPERAAELGEYLFQSLQKQLGEIPFVKDIRGKGLMVGIECAEPVAELVLAGQKKGILFITAGPNVVRLLPNLYVTKDEIDQAVELITELIQEHIA, encoded by the coding sequence ATGAGTAAGGAAGCAAATACGCTGGTGAGCGTCGAAACGCCAGGTACGAACGGAACCGTTGCCGGAGCAGAAACGGAAAAGGCATCCGCAGCTGTGCAGACAAACAGCTCTCTTTTTCCAACCTACGCAAGATACCCGCTCACACTGGTCAAAGGACAAGGAAGCTGGCTGTGGGATGATCAGGGCAAGCGTTATCTGGATTTCATGTCAGGCATTGCTGTTACCAATCTTGGACATGCGCCACAGGCTGTAGCTGAACGCTTGAAAAAGCAGATTGATGAACTATGGCATGTATCCAATCTGTTTCATATTCCGGGGCAGGAACGGGCCGCCGCTCTACTGACTGCCAATAGCAGCGCAGATGCTGTGTTCTTCTGCAACAGCGGCGCAGAAGCGAATGAAGCTGCGATCAAGCTGGCGCGTCGTTATCACCAGAAGGTGAAGCAGACTGGACGCTACGAGATCATTACGTTCACGCAATCCTTCCACGGACGGACGCTGGCAACCTTGACCGCTACGGGTCAGGATAAAGTAAAAGAAGGCTTTTTACCGCTTCCAGCCGGGTTCAAAAGCGTTCCGCTCCACGATCAGGCTGCGCTCGAAGAGGCAATCAGCGAGAATACGGCCGCAATCATGCTGGAAATGGTGCAGGCAGAAGGCGGAATGTATCCGGTCGAACCTGCTTTTGTAGACGTGATTACAAAGCTTTGCAACGAGCATGGATTGCTTTTGATCATTGATGAGGTACAGACGGGCATGGGACGTACAGGCAAGTTGTTTTCCTTTGAGCACTACGGCATAGAGCCGGATATCTTTACGTTGGCGAAGGGGTTGGGCAGTGGTTTTTCCGTTGGTGCGATGCTGGGCAAAGGATATTTGCGCGAAGCGTTCACGGCGGGCAGTCACGGCTCCACCTTTGGCGGTACTCCGCTTGCTATGGCAGCGGTTCAGGCGACCATTGAAACGATTATTGACGAAAAACTTCCAGAGCGTGCGGCTGAGCTGGGCGAGTATTTGTTCCAAAGTCTGCAAAAGCAGCTTGGAGAGATTCCTTTTGTGAAGGATATCCGTGGAAAAGGCCTGATGGTCGGCATCGAGTGTGCTGAGCCTGTGGCGGAACTTGTTTTGGCAGGACAAAAGAAGGGCATTCTGTTCATTACCGCAGGACCGAACGTGGTTCGCCTGTTGCCTAACCTGTATGTAACGAAGGACGAGATAGATCAGGCTGTAGAACTTATTACTGAGTTGATTCAGGAGCATATTGCTTAG
- a CDS encoding argininosuccinate synthase — MAKEKIVLAYSGGLDTSVILKWLKETYDAEIIAFTADIGQKEELDGLEEKALATGASKVYIDDLRDEFAKDFIYPMFQAGALYEGQYLLGTSIARPLIAKRMVDIAIAEGATAIAHGATGKGNDQVRFELNAAALTPDIKVIAPWRLEEFRNQFPGRAEMIAYAEKHDIPVTASAAKPYSMDRNLLHISYESGVLEDPWFDPSAPENKEMFLLSNAPEDAPDEAEYLELEFEAGNCVALNGEQLNPLQVMEKLNELGGKHGIGRVDMVENRFVGMKSRGVYETPGGTILFTAHRKMESITMDREVMNLRDSLITRYATLVYNGFWFAPERVALQALVHESQKNVSGTVRVKLYKGNIIGAGVKSPVSLYNPDIATMEADPTQAYDQGDATGFIRLNALRLKVNAGVAKNNK; from the coding sequence ATGGCAAAAGAAAAAATCGTACTCGCATATTCCGGCGGTCTGGATACGTCGGTCATTTTGAAATGGCTTAAAGAAACCTACGACGCTGAAATTATAGCGTTTACCGCAGATATCGGACAGAAGGAAGAGCTGGATGGTTTGGAGGAAAAAGCGCTCGCTACGGGAGCCTCCAAAGTGTATATTGATGATCTGCGTGATGAATTCGCCAAGGATTTTATTTATCCGATGTTTCAGGCGGGTGCTTTGTATGAAGGACAATATTTGCTCGGAACGAGTATTGCACGTCCATTGATCGCTAAACGGATGGTGGATATTGCGATTGCAGAGGGTGCAACAGCTATCGCTCACGGCGCGACAGGCAAAGGCAACGATCAGGTGCGCTTCGAGCTGAACGCGGCGGCGTTGACGCCCGATATCAAGGTGATCGCACCTTGGCGGCTGGAAGAGTTCCGCAATCAGTTCCCGGGCCGGGCAGAAATGATTGCCTATGCGGAGAAACACGATATTCCGGTAACCGCTTCTGCGGCCAAGCCGTACTCCATGGACCGTAATCTGCTGCATATTAGTTATGAAAGCGGCGTGCTGGAGGACCCTTGGTTTGATCCGAGCGCTCCTGAAAATAAAGAAATGTTCTTGCTCAGCAATGCACCTGAGGATGCTCCTGATGAAGCGGAATATTTGGAGCTGGAGTTTGAAGCAGGAAACTGTGTCGCTTTGAACGGAGAGCAGCTAAACCCGTTGCAGGTTATGGAAAAGCTGAATGAGTTGGGCGGCAAGCATGGCATCGGACGTGTGGACATGGTGGAAAACCGTTTTGTCGGTATGAAGAGCCGCGGAGTGTACGAGACGCCGGGCGGTACGATCCTGTTCACAGCTCATCGCAAAATGGAGTCCATCACGATGGATCGCGAGGTTATGAATCTGCGCGACAGTCTGATTACCCGATATGCTACGCTGGTCTACAACGGTTTCTGGTTCGCGCCGGAGCGTGTGGCTTTGCAGGCACTGGTTCATGAGAGCCAAAAGAATGTCAGTGGTACCGTGCGCGTGAAGCTGTACAAAGGCAATATTATTGGCGCAGGTGTCAAAAGTCCGGTCAGCTTGTACAACCCGGATATTGCGACGATGGAAGCTGATCCGACACAAGCTTACGATCAAGGGGATGCAACAGGTTTTATCCGCTTGAATGCCCTGCGCTTGAAGGTCAATGCAGGGGTAGCCAAAAATAATAAATAA
- the argB gene encoding acetylglutamate kinase, which produces MQSAVENADQANHAGLARRNFVMKCGGSTLAALPDSFFDDLARLQSEGLQPVIVHGGGPAISDNLAKLGIETEFINGLRKTTEPVLDVVEMVLAGSINKQIVRRIGIHGGRALGLSGSDGYLIEAKPVSNAAEVGWVGEVTSVQASIITGVLDMNYMPVIAPIGIDRSGQRYNINADTAAGAVASHLGVSRMIVVTDVPGILKKIGGEKKVLDSITVQEIEDMISTGEIYGGMIPKVRAAIACIHGKVKEVVIVNGSEPQVLSRVLGGEAIGTRIMRMQ; this is translated from the coding sequence ATGCAATCGGCAGTGGAAAACGCGGATCAAGCAAATCATGCGGGATTGGCACGTCGTAATTTTGTGATGAAATGCGGAGGAAGTACGCTGGCTGCGTTGCCTGATTCCTTCTTTGACGATCTGGCCCGCTTGCAGTCGGAAGGCCTTCAACCTGTTATTGTACATGGCGGCGGCCCTGCGATCTCCGACAATTTGGCGAAGCTGGGCATCGAAACGGAATTCATCAACGGGTTGCGCAAAACAACCGAACCCGTGCTGGATGTCGTGGAAATGGTGCTGGCGGGCAGCATTAACAAGCAGATTGTACGCAGAATCGGAATACACGGAGGTCGAGCACTGGGTTTGTCAGGCAGTGATGGCTATTTAATCGAGGCAAAGCCTGTGTCGAATGCCGCAGAGGTCGGCTGGGTCGGAGAAGTAACGTCTGTTCAGGCTTCGATTATTACAGGTGTGCTGGATATGAACTACATGCCCGTTATTGCGCCCATCGGGATTGATAGATCTGGTCAGCGCTACAACATTAATGCAGATACAGCGGCGGGTGCAGTAGCCTCTCATCTTGGAGTCAGCCGGATGATCGTCGTTACGGATGTGCCGGGCATATTGAAAAAGATTGGCGGAGAAAAGAAGGTGCTGGACTCCATCACCGTACAGGAGATTGAGGATATGATCAGCACAGGTGAAATATACGGCGGCATGATTCCTAAGGTGAGAGCGGCTATTGCCTGCATCCACGGCAAGGTGAAGGAAGTTGTCATTGTGAACGGCAGTGAACCGCAGGTATTAAGCCGTGTGCTGGGTGGAGAAGCCATTGGAACGCGCATCATGCGTATGCAGTAG
- the argF gene encoding ornithine carbamoyltransferase produces MSQGGALQQINLKGRDFLELDDYSTEEIQYLIDLAIEIKRKHKNGETYQPLKGKTIGLIFEKSSTRTRVSFEVGMFQLGGHALFLSKNDIQLGRGEPISDMAQVMSRYLDGIMIRTFGHDNVVELARYASVPVINGLSDLAHPCQVLADYQTLYEQKGKLKGLKLAYIGDGNNMAHSLLIGGAKLGVHVSIASPAGYEPDPSVVAASREIAKQTGSEIVITQSPQEAVKDADAIYTDVWASMGFEEEQKERELAFADFQVNEELVKLAKPDYLFLHCLPAHRGEEVSAGVIDGPNSVIFDEAENRLHAQKALMVALMG; encoded by the coding sequence ATGAGCCAGGGCGGGGCATTGCAGCAAATTAACTTGAAGGGGCGGGACTTCCTTGAGTTGGACGACTACTCGACCGAAGAAATTCAATATTTAATTGATCTCGCCATCGAAATCAAGCGCAAGCATAAAAATGGAGAAACCTATCAGCCGCTGAAGGGGAAAACGATCGGACTGATTTTTGAAAAATCCTCTACACGTACGCGGGTGTCTTTTGAAGTCGGCATGTTTCAATTGGGCGGTCATGCCCTTTTTCTCAGTAAAAACGACATTCAACTAGGACGCGGTGAGCCTATTAGCGATATGGCACAGGTGATGTCTCGTTATCTGGATGGCATTATGATCCGCACTTTCGGACACGATAATGTTGTAGAGTTGGCGCGTTATGCATCTGTTCCTGTGATCAACGGCTTGAGCGATTTGGCGCATCCGTGTCAGGTGCTGGCTGATTATCAGACCTTGTATGAGCAAAAGGGCAAGCTTAAAGGACTTAAATTGGCCTACATCGGGGACGGCAACAATATGGCGCATTCCCTGTTGATTGGTGGAGCGAAGCTTGGCGTGCATGTATCGATTGCAAGTCCTGCTGGATATGAGCCTGATCCGAGTGTTGTGGCAGCTTCCCGTGAGATTGCCAAGCAAACCGGCAGTGAGATTGTGATTACCCAAAGTCCGCAAGAAGCAGTAAAGGATGCAGATGCAATCTACACGGATGTATGGGCGAGCATGGGCTTTGAGGAAGAGCAGAAGGAACGGGAGCTTGCTTTTGCCGACTTCCAGGTGAATGAGGAGCTGGTTAAGCTGGCGAAGCCGGATTATCTGTTCCTGCACTGTCTACCTGCGCATCGTGGCGAAGAAGTGAGCGCAGGTGTAATCGACGGACCGAATTCAGTGATTTTTGATGAGGCTGAGAACCGTCTGCATGCACAAAAAGCATTGATGGTTGCTTTGATGGGATAA
- the argH gene encoding argininosuccinate lyase — MSKLWGGRFTKQTNKLVEEYTASIGFDQALAEEDIQGSLAHVAMLGKCGIIPQADADTIREGLHTVLERIRRGEIEFSVSDEDIHMNIEKNLIEAIGPVGGKLHTGRSRNDQVATDMHLYLRGRVVALVGMLHDVQAALIGQAKDNLDTIVPGYTHLQRAQPILFAHHLLAYVSMLERDIDRLKDSYKRINVLPLGAGALAGPTFPIDRHFVAEQLGFDGVYENSLDAVSDRDFIVEFLAGASLIMAHLSRLSEELVLWSSTEFGFVELDDAFCTGSSIMPQKKNPDVPELVRGKTGRVYGNLVGLLTVLKSLPLAYNKDMQEDKEGMFDTVATLEGALQLFAPMIATMKVNKDRMRQAVNQDFSNATDIADFLVGKGLPFRQAHEVIGKTVLYCIQHGKYLLDLTLEEFQQFSDLFDDRIYEVLQPEAVVNARNVYGGTATGQVQAAIGRSEQLLSSTSTWFEGHKRSN; from the coding sequence ATGAGTAAGCTATGGGGCGGACGTTTTACGAAGCAGACCAACAAGCTGGTAGAGGAATACACGGCTTCCATCGGGTTTGATCAGGCGTTGGCGGAAGAAGATATTCAGGGCAGTTTGGCTCATGTAGCCATGCTGGGCAAATGCGGGATTATTCCGCAGGCCGATGCGGATACGATCAGGGAAGGACTACACACGGTATTGGAGCGTATCCGCCGTGGGGAGATTGAATTTTCGGTTTCGGACGAGGATATTCATATGAATATCGAAAAAAATCTGATCGAAGCGATTGGTCCGGTTGGCGGGAAGCTGCACACCGGGCGCAGCCGTAATGATCAGGTGGCAACGGATATGCACTTGTATTTGCGCGGACGTGTGGTGGCGCTGGTCGGTATGCTGCATGATGTACAAGCCGCACTGATTGGGCAGGCGAAGGATAATCTGGATACGATTGTACCCGGATATACGCATTTGCAGCGGGCGCAGCCTATTTTGTTCGCGCATCATTTGCTCGCATATGTATCTATGCTGGAGCGCGATATTGACCGACTCAAAGACAGCTACAAGCGCATTAATGTATTACCGCTCGGTGCGGGTGCTTTAGCTGGACCGACCTTTCCGATAGACCGTCATTTTGTAGCCGAGCAACTGGGTTTTGATGGCGTGTATGAAAATAGTCTGGACGCCGTTAGCGACCGGGACTTTATCGTAGAGTTTCTGGCTGGAGCTTCGCTGATCATGGCGCATTTGTCGCGTCTAAGCGAAGAGCTGGTGCTGTGGAGCAGCACGGAGTTTGGCTTCGTGGAGCTGGATGATGCTTTTTGCACAGGCAGCAGCATTATGCCGCAGAAGAAAAACCCGGACGTACCGGAGCTGGTACGCGGTAAAACTGGACGCGTCTATGGCAATCTCGTTGGACTGCTGACCGTATTGAAATCCTTGCCGCTGGCGTACAACAAGGATATGCAGGAGGACAAGGAAGGCATGTTCGATACTGTTGCTACGCTGGAAGGGGCTTTGCAGTTGTTCGCGCCAATGATCGCAACGATGAAGGTGAACAAGGATCGCATGCGTCAAGCGGTCAATCAGGACTTCTCCAATGCGACAGATATTGCAGATTTCCTCGTCGGCAAGGGACTTCCTTTCCGTCAGGCGCATGAGGTCATCGGCAAAACGGTACTGTATTGCATCCAGCATGGCAAGTATTTGCTTGATCTGACACTGGAGGAATTCCAGCAGTTTTCCGACTTGTTCGACGACCGCATCTATGAGGTGCTTCAACCGGAAGCGGTGGTTAATGCCCGGAATGTATACGGTGGAACTGCAACCGGACAGGTACAGGCAGCCATCGGACGCAGTGAACAGCTTCTGAGCAGCACGTCTACATGGTTTGAAGGGCACAAACGGAGTAACTAA
- the argC gene encoding N-acetyl-gamma-glutamyl-phosphate reductase — protein sequence MSSKLKVAIVGSTGYGGVELIRFLVHHPQVEIVSVISSSSAGVPISDGFPHLTDIVVQDLDGVDVQETAAKADLVFTATPSGVSTKLVPQLLDAGLKVIDLSGDFRLRSGETYEAWYKKPAASPEYLKQAVYGLSEVYAEKLAGVSFISNPGCYPTATLLGIIPALKADWIDHRTLIVDAKSGVSGSGRGTSLVSHYAEMNENFKAYKINKHQHIPEIEQVLGDIAGEDVTITFTTQLVPMTRGIMSTIYVTLKGDYTDQDLIGLYRDYYKDQPFVRVRGEGVWPATKEVFGSNYCDIGFAADARTGRLTIISVIDNVVKGAAGQAIQNLNLMMGWEENLGLGFIPVYP from the coding sequence GTGAGCAGCAAGCTAAAAGTGGCAATTGTCGGTTCCACCGGGTATGGCGGGGTGGAGCTCATTCGTTTTTTGGTTCATCATCCGCAGGTAGAGATCGTATCTGTTATTTCTTCGTCCAGCGCGGGTGTCCCGATCAGTGACGGGTTTCCACATCTGACGGACATTGTGGTTCAGGATTTGGACGGTGTCGATGTTCAAGAGACGGCTGCCAAGGCTGATCTGGTTTTCACAGCTACACCTTCTGGTGTCAGCACCAAGCTGGTGCCGCAGCTTCTTGATGCCGGATTGAAGGTCATTGACCTCTCTGGGGATTTCAGACTGCGAAGCGGGGAAACGTACGAAGCATGGTATAAAAAGCCTGCGGCTTCACCCGAATATCTCAAGCAAGCCGTATACGGACTCAGCGAGGTGTATGCAGAAAAGCTTGCTGGCGTCTCTTTTATTTCTAATCCGGGCTGCTACCCAACGGCAACATTGCTGGGAATTATCCCTGCGTTGAAGGCAGATTGGATCGACCATCGGACGCTGATTGTAGATGCCAAATCCGGAGTATCCGGCTCCGGCCGGGGAACAAGTCTCGTTTCGCATTATGCGGAGATGAACGAGAATTTTAAAGCCTACAAGATTAACAAGCACCAGCATATCCCTGAAATCGAACAGGTTTTGGGCGATATTGCGGGTGAGGACGTTACGATTACGTTTACAACACAACTGGTTCCGATGACCCGAGGAATTATGAGTACGATTTATGTCACGTTGAAGGGTGATTACACAGATCAGGATCTCATCGGGCTATACCGGGATTATTATAAAGACCAACCTTTTGTCCGTGTGCGCGGTGAAGGTGTATGGCCAGCAACGAAGGAAGTATTTGGCTCCAATTACTGCGATATCGGTTTTGCAGCAGATGCACGGACTGGGCGCCTTACGATTATTTCGGTCATTGATAACGTCGTGAAGGGTGCTGCCGGACAGGCGATTCAGAACTTAAACTTGATGATGGGATGGGAGGAGAACCTCGGACTGGGCTTCATACCGGTATATCCGTAA